From Planococcus halocryophilus, the proteins below share one genomic window:
- the menC gene encoding o-succinylbenzoate synthase encodes MGITIKEIGLKTVRRLLKTPFKSVLQQVDEREVIVVSVKGDSGQTGYGECVAFETPWYTEETITSCRFVLEQVLLPLLANQTLHHPKEVWELFKAVKGNRMAKAAVEMAVWDLFAKQQQLPLWQFVGGTSQAIPAGIVVAADPFQIGDKVAQANTAGYKRIKIKIQPNTDPSMLKSVVNNYPEILFFADANGSFDEDNFKRLTEFDDVGFTLIEQPFGEREWILHSRAKQQLKTQICLDESIASVEDVQQMIDSKAGDIVVLKMSRLGGWTETLKVVELCREHSIGMWVGGMIEFGVSKAHNLALASLTGIHYPGDFSASNYFWEKDIIQPAIFVDNGEIQLSDRIGIGYTVNLPE; translated from the coding sequence ATGGGTATAACCATTAAAGAGATTGGCTTAAAGACAGTACGAAGACTGCTCAAAACCCCTTTTAAATCTGTTTTACAGCAAGTAGATGAACGAGAAGTAATTGTGGTTAGCGTAAAAGGCGATTCAGGACAGACTGGCTACGGAGAATGTGTGGCATTTGAAACACCGTGGTACACAGAAGAAACCATTACCAGCTGTCGTTTCGTGCTAGAGCAAGTGTTACTGCCACTCCTCGCAAATCAAACTCTTCATCATCCAAAAGAAGTTTGGGAGTTGTTCAAAGCTGTGAAAGGCAATCGGATGGCAAAAGCCGCAGTGGAAATGGCTGTCTGGGATTTATTTGCAAAACAACAGCAGCTGCCGCTTTGGCAATTTGTCGGTGGCACTTCACAAGCAATTCCCGCTGGCATCGTCGTAGCTGCAGATCCATTTCAAATAGGAGACAAAGTAGCACAAGCGAACACAGCAGGCTACAAGCGAATCAAAATCAAAATTCAGCCTAATACAGATCCATCTATGTTGAAGTCCGTTGTTAATAACTATCCCGAGATATTATTTTTCGCAGATGCCAATGGCAGTTTCGATGAAGATAACTTTAAACGACTAACAGAATTTGATGATGTTGGATTTACGTTAATTGAACAGCCTTTTGGAGAACGAGAGTGGATATTGCATTCAAGAGCAAAACAACAGCTCAAGACACAAATTTGTTTAGATGAAAGCATTGCTAGTGTAGAAGATGTTCAGCAAATGATCGACAGTAAAGCGGGCGATATCGTCGTTTTGAAAATGAGTCGCCTTGGTGGCTGGACGGAAACCTTGAAAGTGGTGGAATTGTGTCGTGAGCATTCGATCGGTATGTGGGTTGGTGGAATGATTGAATTTGGTGTGTCGAAAGCCCATAATTTAGCGCTAGCATCTTTAACAGGTATACACTATCCGGGTGATTTTTCCGCCTCGAATTATTTTTGGGAAAAGGATATTATCCAGCCAGCAATCTTTGTCGATAATGGTGAAATTCAGTTAAGTGATCGAATAGGAATAGGGTATACGGTAAATCTTCCCGAATAA
- the yidD gene encoding membrane protein insertion efficiency factor YidD, with protein sequence MKTVLLKIFRFYQRFISPLSPPSCRFYPTCSHYGIEAVEKHGALKGGYLATKRILSCHPLHKGGIDFVPEEWPPKK encoded by the coding sequence TTGAAAACAGTATTACTAAAAATATTCCGTTTTTATCAGCGATTTATCTCTCCTTTATCGCCACCAAGCTGCAGATTTTACCCAACTTGTTCTCATTATGGAATCGAAGCAGTTGAAAAACACGGCGCATTAAAGGGCGGATATTTAGCAACAAAACGAATTTTAAGCTGTCATCCTCTCCACAAAGGCGGAATTGATTTTGTTCCAGAAGAATGGCCACCAAAAAAATAA
- a CDS encoding alpha/beta hydrolase family protein, whose translation MENGTIETKKPYPSPNPHVQLTEIVYWSEGLRVKGMLAEPKKRGSYSGILYLRGGIQSIGMVRPARIAQFASQGFVVFAPYYRGNRGGEGRDEFAGEDRWDAIHAVDVLKKFSNGNVHLLAFSRGGIMALWTAVLRQDITSVVTWAGVTDTVLTYKERPDMRRMMKRLYGGTPNTALAHFEERNPLLRIEENTAPVLIIHGLQDDNVSPGQAYLLEEALKLNDQPHETWYFPEYTHFFPPAANRKTVTGVCQWMSEKEV comes from the coding sequence TTGGAAAATGGAACGATTGAAACAAAAAAACCTTATCCTTCTCCAAATCCTCACGTTCAATTAACTGAAATTGTGTATTGGTCAGAAGGACTGAGAGTAAAAGGAATGCTAGCTGAACCCAAAAAAAGAGGAAGCTATAGTGGGATTTTGTATTTAAGAGGGGGCATTCAGTCAATTGGGATGGTACGTCCTGCACGGATTGCACAGTTTGCCTCGCAAGGTTTTGTGGTGTTTGCTCCGTATTATCGAGGTAATCGAGGCGGTGAAGGACGTGACGAATTTGCAGGTGAAGACCGGTGGGATGCCATTCACGCAGTTGATGTGCTAAAAAAATTCAGCAATGGGAACGTCCACTTGCTGGCATTTTCAAGAGGCGGCATTATGGCGTTATGGACAGCTGTTTTGCGTCAAGATATTACGTCAGTTGTCACATGGGCAGGTGTCACAGACACGGTATTAACGTATAAAGAACGTCCGGATATGCGTCGTATGATGAAGCGGCTATACGGAGGAACACCAAATACGGCTTTGGCACATTTTGAAGAGCGCAATCCATTATTACGCATTGAAGAAAATACTGCGCCTGTTTTGATCATTCACGGCTTACAAGATGACAATGTCTCACCTGGACAAGCCTATTTGTTAGAAGAAGCGTTAAAACTAAACGATCAGCCACATGAGACGTGGTATTTCCCAGAGTACACGCATTTCTTTCCACCTGCGGCTAATCGGAAAACTGTAACAGGAGTTTGCCAGTGGATGAGTGAGAAAGAAGTTTAG
- the menD gene encoding 2-succinyl-5-enolpyruvyl-6-hydroxy-3-cyclohexene-1-carboxylic-acid synthase — protein MTNRKALTEYVSAFTHSLVEQGVKDVVISPGSRSTPLAYACMKEEGLAVYRQIDERSAAYFALGLAKASGKPVMLLCTSGTAAANYFPAVVEAFYARVPLLVVTADRPHELREVGAPQAINQVNLFGTHVKWATDLPMPETENQLAFLTRHLHRSVQNATSEPRGPVHINVPFREPLRIDFEQDYLSTHEIAHFGGELSLSVESRRFLQQLLKKEKGLLIVGEQTQMMPDEFWVFIEKLDWPVLADPLSNIRGNVPQSAKSLIIDSYDALLKSERFKETVIPDAVIRVGPQPVSKPLSLFLAAVKPETYVVFDESSMLRDPQSVATHHIQAAEKDLWQVSMENKSTNAYREKWTQASHLYWQVVEQHCQNELDEGVLAKVLFDRLDQCDLIVSSSMPIRDVDTYFQTTERDIMLYANRGANGIDGVVSTAFGVQAAKQRPAYLYIGDLSFLHDMNGLIASKMQETDLTIVIMNNDGGGIFSYLPQSQEERYFEELFGTPTGLTFSDAANMYDAQYVSAETVEQFAAALDEPKTKSVKMIEVFTNRENNVTTHRKLWSRFDEELAKG, from the coding sequence GTGACGAATCGTAAAGCATTAACTGAATATGTATCAGCCTTTACTCATTCACTTGTTGAGCAGGGGGTTAAAGATGTCGTTATTAGTCCGGGGTCTCGTTCAACACCGCTTGCATATGCTTGTATGAAGGAGGAAGGCTTAGCTGTATACAGACAAATTGATGAACGCTCCGCGGCTTATTTTGCGCTAGGCTTAGCTAAAGCTTCTGGGAAACCAGTCATGCTCCTTTGTACATCGGGAACGGCAGCAGCTAATTATTTTCCGGCTGTTGTTGAAGCGTTTTATGCGCGTGTTCCTTTACTCGTAGTCACAGCAGACCGTCCGCACGAACTGCGGGAAGTCGGTGCGCCACAAGCAATCAACCAAGTAAATTTATTTGGAACACACGTTAAATGGGCAACAGATTTGCCAATGCCAGAAACGGAAAATCAATTGGCGTTCTTAACGCGTCACTTGCACCGTTCTGTTCAAAATGCAACGAGTGAACCGCGAGGACCGGTACATATAAACGTGCCATTCCGTGAGCCACTGCGTATTGATTTTGAACAAGATTATCTAAGCACTCATGAAATTGCTCATTTTGGCGGAGAACTGTCTTTAAGTGTGGAAAGTCGCAGGTTTTTACAACAACTTTTGAAAAAAGAAAAAGGCTTGTTGATTGTTGGAGAACAGACGCAAATGATGCCTGATGAATTTTGGGTGTTTATTGAGAAACTGGATTGGCCGGTATTGGCAGATCCTTTATCCAACATACGTGGAAACGTTCCGCAATCGGCAAAGTCGTTAATTATTGATTCTTATGATGCATTGCTTAAAAGTGAGAGATTTAAAGAAACGGTCATACCGGATGCAGTGATTCGTGTTGGGCCTCAACCGGTTTCAAAACCATTAAGCTTGTTTTTAGCAGCAGTAAAACCAGAGACCTATGTGGTGTTTGATGAAAGTTCGATGTTGCGTGACCCACAATCTGTAGCGACGCATCATATTCAAGCAGCTGAAAAAGACTTATGGCAAGTATCAATGGAAAATAAATCCACAAATGCGTATCGTGAAAAATGGACGCAAGCTTCTCATTTATACTGGCAAGTTGTCGAGCAGCATTGTCAGAACGAACTAGATGAAGGGGTATTAGCGAAAGTGCTTTTCGACCGGTTGGATCAATGTGATTTGATTGTGAGCAGCAGTATGCCAATCCGGGATGTAGATACGTATTTCCAAACAACCGAGCGGGATATTATGCTATATGCAAATCGCGGAGCAAATGGCATTGACGGGGTTGTATCAACGGCGTTTGGCGTGCAAGCAGCAAAACAGCGTCCAGCTTATTTGTATATCGGAGATTTATCGTTTTTGCATGATATGAACGGATTGATCGCATCAAAAATGCAGGAGACGGATTTGACGATTGTGATTATGAATAACGATGGGGGCGGCATTTTCTCTTATTTGCCACAGTCTCAAGAAGAGCGCTATTTTGAAGAGTTGTTTGGCACACCGACTGGACTAACGTTTAGCGATGCAGCGAACATGTACGATGCGCAATATGTGTCAGCAGAAACAGTAGAACAATTTGCCGCAGCACTAGACGAACCGAAAACTAAATCAGTGAAAATGATTGAAGTGTTCACTAATCGTGAAAACAATGTCACGACGCACCGTAAATTATGGAGCCGTTTTGATGAGGAGCTGGCTAAAGGATGA
- the menB gene encoding 1,4-dihydroxy-2-naphthoyl-CoA synthase, translating to MTREWITERTYEDIKYEIFNGIAKITINRPEVRNAFRPKTVHELIDAFSRARDHSDVGVIVLTGEGEKAFCSGGDQSVRGHGGYVGEDEIPRLNVLDLQRLIRVIPKPVVAMVAGYAIGGGHVLHVVCDLTIAADNARFGQTGPRVGSFDAGYGSGYLARIIGHKKAREIWYLCRQYDAQEALDMGLVNTVVPLEQLEDETVQWCQEMLEMSPTALRFVKAAMNADTDGLAGLQQMAGDATLLYYTTDEAKEGRDAFKEKRKPDFGQFPRFP from the coding sequence ATGACACGCGAGTGGATTACAGAACGTACATATGAAGACATTAAGTATGAAATTTTTAACGGCATTGCAAAAATTACGATTAACCGTCCGGAAGTGCGCAACGCATTCCGTCCGAAAACCGTTCACGAATTAATCGATGCATTTTCACGTGCACGCGATCATTCAGATGTAGGCGTTATTGTTTTAACTGGCGAAGGCGAAAAAGCTTTCTGTTCAGGTGGCGACCAATCCGTACGCGGACACGGTGGCTATGTTGGGGAAGATGAAATTCCACGTTTGAACGTATTAGATTTACAGCGTTTAATCCGTGTCATTCCAAAACCAGTTGTCGCAATGGTTGCAGGTTATGCAATTGGCGGCGGACACGTTTTGCACGTTGTTTGTGACTTGACGATTGCTGCGGATAACGCACGCTTTGGTCAAACAGGTCCACGTGTTGGTTCGTTTGATGCTGGATACGGTTCTGGTTATTTAGCACGTATTATTGGCCATAAGAAAGCACGTGAAATTTGGTACCTATGCCGTCAATACGACGCACAGGAAGCATTGGATATGGGCTTAGTTAATACAGTTGTCCCTCTTGAACAGTTAGAAGACGAAACCGTTCAATGGTGTCAGGAAATGCTTGAAATGAGCCCAACTGCACTTCGTTTTGTTAAAGCAGCAATGAATGCTGATACAGACGGTCTTGCTGGATTGCAGCAAATGGCTGGCGACGCAACATTATTGTATTACACAACTGACGAAGCGAAAGAAGGACGCGATGCGTTTAAAGAAAAACGCAAACCGGACTTTGGTCAATTCCCACGTTTCCCATGA
- a CDS encoding MOSC domain-containing protein produces the protein MRNLEERVIKNFAIGLPEKMTYGNGEEMETAIRKKQVREAFLRKEGFRGDGVADLKFHGGPDRAVCLYPYEHYAYWNDQFDTELPSAAFGENLTVTNMLERDICIGDIFQIGEAVVQVTQGRVPCNTIDRRLEMKPLLKAMVKTGYTGYLCRVLEEGMVRADSPIRKVSKSPTRVSVLYANEVNFHKSKDVSGIMKVLEADELADEWRQFLTKRLTKLTSGK, from the coding sequence ATGAGAAATTTAGAAGAGAGGGTCATCAAAAATTTTGCGATCGGTTTACCTGAGAAAATGACGTATGGAAACGGCGAGGAAATGGAAACGGCTATTCGTAAAAAACAAGTGAGAGAAGCGTTTTTAAGGAAAGAAGGTTTTAGAGGAGACGGAGTTGCTGATCTGAAATTTCACGGGGGACCGGACCGTGCGGTTTGTCTCTATCCTTATGAACATTATGCTTATTGGAACGATCAATTTGATACGGAGTTGCCATCAGCAGCTTTTGGGGAAAACTTGACTGTGACGAATATGCTGGAGCGGGATATTTGCATCGGCGATATTTTTCAAATAGGTGAAGCCGTCGTTCAAGTCACACAGGGACGAGTTCCTTGTAACACAATCGACAGACGTCTTGAGATGAAACCTTTGTTAAAAGCAATGGTGAAAACGGGTTATACGGGCTATCTTTGCCGGGTGTTAGAAGAAGGAATGGTTCGAGCTGATTCGCCTATTCGGAAGGTGTCAAAAAGTCCGACACGAGTGTCAGTTCTTTATGCGAATGAAGTCAATTTCCACAAGTCAAAAGACGTTTCCGGGATTATGAAAGTGCTTGAAGCGGATGAACTAGCAGATGAATGGCGTCAATTTTTGACAAAGCGATTGACGAAATTGACGTCAGGAAAATAG
- the menH gene encoding 2-succinyl-6-hydroxy-2,4-cyclohexadiene-1-carboxylate synthase, whose protein sequence is MKLEVGGNFYHVEVRNPEKPETLVFLHGFTGSTKTWHSVSEKWTDAKIVLIDLIGHGASSSPEELKAYSMERQLEDLDALFDQLALDNFTLVGYSMGGRTALAYACNYPERLTRLVLESASPGLDSEQARKDRRTNDARLAERIVTGGLVNFVDAWENIELFASQKELPERVQQSVREERLAQNPLGLANSLHGMGTGAQQSYWQELKGLNVPVLLVTGRLDVKFEAIAQKMLEQLPNAVHKTIDAGHAIHVEKPAEFATIVREYLSLNYQGGKS, encoded by the coding sequence ATGAAGCTAGAAGTCGGGGGCAATTTTTACCATGTTGAAGTAAGGAATCCAGAGAAACCAGAAACTTTGGTTTTTCTGCACGGCTTTACAGGAAGCACAAAAACATGGCATTCGGTTAGTGAAAAGTGGACGGATGCCAAAATTGTTTTGATTGATTTAATCGGTCATGGAGCGTCATCTAGTCCAGAAGAGCTTAAAGCTTATTCGATGGAACGTCAGCTAGAAGATTTGGATGCTTTGTTTGATCAGTTAGCGTTAGACAACTTTACGCTAGTTGGTTATTCGATGGGCGGACGGACGGCGCTTGCTTATGCTTGCAACTATCCGGAGCGGTTGACGAGATTAGTTCTTGAAAGTGCATCGCCTGGACTTGATAGTGAACAAGCAAGAAAAGACCGTCGAACAAATGATGCGCGTCTTGCAGAACGGATTGTGACAGGTGGCCTTGTCAATTTTGTTGATGCTTGGGAAAATATTGAGTTGTTCGCAAGTCAAAAAGAGTTGCCTGAAAGGGTACAGCAGTCGGTACGTGAAGAACGTTTGGCGCAAAATCCACTAGGCCTTGCGAATAGTTTGCACGGCATGGGAACAGGTGCGCAACAGTCTTATTGGCAAGAGCTAAAAGGTTTGAATGTACCCGTTTTATTGGTGACTGGGCGGTTGGATGTAAAGTTTGAGGCAATTGCACAAAAGATGCTTGAACAGCTGCCAAATGCTGTTCATAAAACTATTGATGCGGGCCATGCAATACATGTGGAAAAACCTGCTGAGTTTGCTACAATAGTAAGAGAGTATTTAAGTTTGAACTATCAAGGAGGAAAATCATGA
- the ytkD gene encoding RNA deprotection pyrophosphohydrolase, with translation MQYQDLNGYSCELSFEKNRFSIESKHVLVICCYKGDWVLTRHNKRGLEFPGGKVEVGERLQDAAKREVYEETGAHVKGLEWLAEYVVYTEQPFCKTVFVGLVDQIDAIPLLETKGIILLKELKLTEEFSFLMKDDGMATIIEKVKLLGKWND, from the coding sequence ATGCAGTATCAGGATCTGAACGGGTATTCGTGCGAATTATCATTTGAAAAAAACCGATTTTCGATCGAAAGCAAACATGTGTTAGTAATTTGCTGCTATAAAGGAGACTGGGTTTTAACACGACACAATAAACGTGGCTTAGAGTTTCCAGGCGGTAAAGTAGAGGTAGGCGAACGTTTACAAGACGCTGCGAAAAGGGAAGTTTACGAAGAAACTGGAGCCCACGTCAAAGGGTTGGAATGGCTGGCAGAATATGTTGTTTACACGGAGCAGCCTTTTTGCAAAACGGTTTTTGTTGGATTGGTCGACCAAATAGATGCCATCCCACTTCTTGAGACAAAAGGCATCATCTTATTGAAAGAGTTAAAACTCACAGAGGAATTTAGTTTTTTAATGAAAGATGATGGAATGGCAACCATAATAGAGAAGGTGAAACTACTTGGAAAATGGAACGATTGA
- a CDS encoding o-succinylbenzoate--CoA ligase: MTYPNWLSQRSYLSGDRMALSFQQQQWTFSEINTIALDYAGKLSALGVKENSRIAVLAKSTPEFVFVLYGCMHLGCEMVMLNERLSSNELTYQINDAEVTFIFVADVLKEKMNDSRVVLFSEVENAKSIQFEPQQQWAKDRTLSIMYTSGTTGHPKGVRQTAENHFSSAVSSALNIGIAPEDVWLCAVPLFHISGFSILMRSLIYGMGVRLYEKFDADQSAEEICNGSVTHMSVVGVTLERILTSVEQASMQASDRFKAVLAGGGPIPIAYMKRAKNCGIPVLQTYGMTETSSQTTTLQVADAERKIGSAGKPLFLYEVKTEKPGEVGEILIRGPQVTPGYIGKFAERDVQQDGWLHTGDMGYLDAEGFLFVVDRRSDLIVSGGENVYPAEIEKVLSGHPAIQEVGVCGAPSEQWGEVPVAFVVLQQETTVEELLAYCREQLASYKVPKQLTIVESLPRNASNKLLRRELRAWV; the protein is encoded by the coding sequence ATGACGTATCCGAATTGGTTGAGTCAACGAAGCTATTTGAGCGGTGACCGCATGGCGTTGTCGTTTCAGCAACAACAATGGACTTTTTCTGAAATAAATACGATTGCACTAGATTATGCGGGAAAACTAAGCGCGCTTGGCGTGAAAGAAAATTCCCGTATCGCGGTATTAGCAAAATCTACTCCAGAATTTGTTTTTGTCTTGTATGGCTGTATGCACCTAGGTTGTGAAATGGTCATGCTCAATGAACGCCTCTCAAGCAATGAATTAACGTACCAAATAAATGATGCAGAAGTTACGTTTATTTTTGTAGCTGATGTGCTGAAAGAAAAAATGAACGATTCGCGCGTGGTTTTATTTAGTGAAGTAGAAAATGCAAAATCTATTCAATTTGAACCGCAGCAGCAATGGGCAAAAGACCGTACTCTTTCTATTATGTATACTTCAGGCACTACCGGGCATCCAAAAGGCGTTCGCCAAACTGCAGAAAATCATTTTTCAAGTGCCGTGTCGTCTGCGCTCAATATTGGCATAGCACCAGAAGATGTATGGTTATGTGCCGTGCCATTGTTTCACATTAGCGGGTTTTCGATCTTGATGAGGTCGTTAATATATGGCATGGGGGTTCGGTTATACGAGAAGTTTGATGCCGATCAAAGTGCAGAAGAAATTTGCAATGGCAGCGTGACGCATATGTCGGTTGTCGGTGTGACGTTAGAGCGTATCTTAACGAGTGTTGAACAAGCTTCCATGCAAGCGTCTGATCGCTTTAAAGCGGTTCTTGCCGGAGGGGGACCGATTCCAATTGCTTATATGAAACGTGCTAAAAACTGTGGAATTCCAGTGTTGCAAACATATGGCATGACGGAAACATCGTCGCAAACAACAACGTTACAAGTGGCGGATGCAGAGCGGAAAATTGGATCTGCAGGTAAGCCCTTATTTTTATATGAAGTCAAAACAGAAAAACCTGGTGAAGTGGGAGAAATCCTTATTCGCGGTCCTCAAGTAACACCTGGCTATATTGGCAAATTTGCCGAGCGAGATGTGCAGCAAGATGGCTGGCTTCATACAGGAGATATGGGCTATTTAGATGCCGAAGGCTTTTTGTTTGTTGTGGATCGCCGTTCGGATTTGATCGTCTCTGGCGGGGAAAATGTTTACCCGGCTGAAATCGAAAAAGTGTTATCCGGTCATCCAGCTATTCAAGAAGTTGGCGTTTGCGGTGCACCGAGTGAACAGTGGGGAGAAGTTCCGGTGGCATTTGTGGTATTGCAACAAGAAACGACAGTAGAAGAGCTATTGGCGTATTGTCGCGAACAACTGGCGTCTTACAAAGTGCCAAAACAATTGACGATTGTCGAGTCGTTGCCGCGTAACGCTTCAAACAAGCTACTGAGAAGAGAGCTGAGAGCATGGGTATAA
- a CDS encoding metal ABC transporter solute-binding protein, Zn/Mn family codes for MKKTILLLSLLLLLAACGKTSEEAQSIDNDDSKLQVYTTVYPLTYFTERIGGDLINVQSIYPAGSNEHTFEPTQQEMIKLADADLMFSIGLGLEGFIDNAKKTLENENVEFVATADQITDEDLEAALGHQEDVNEDAHAEEAESDDGHDHGSTDPHVWMSPVLSEKLVESIKDSLVKADPENAEVYESNYSELIVELETLDRSFDSLAERVSKDTFFVSHAAFGYLSEPYGFKQIAIAGLNSQNEPSQKELTEIVDLAKEYDLQYIVFEQNVSSNLTKVIQKEVGAEAIDMHNLGVLTQENIDNEETYFTLMEKNLQVLETILK; via the coding sequence ATGAAAAAAACTATTTTATTGCTATCTTTACTTTTATTATTAGCAGCTTGCGGAAAAACAAGCGAAGAAGCACAGAGTATCGACAATGATGACTCGAAGCTGCAAGTTTATACAACCGTTTATCCACTAACTTATTTTACTGAACGCATTGGTGGCGATTTAATCAATGTCCAATCGATTTATCCTGCCGGTTCAAACGAGCATACTTTTGAACCGACTCAACAAGAGATGATCAAACTTGCAGATGCAGATTTGATGTTCTCAATCGGCCTTGGTCTAGAAGGATTTATCGATAACGCGAAAAAGACATTGGAAAACGAAAACGTCGAATTCGTAGCGACTGCAGATCAAATCACAGATGAAGATTTAGAAGCCGCACTGGGCCATCAAGAAGATGTGAACGAAGATGCGCATGCGGAAGAAGCTGAAAGTGACGATGGTCACGACCACGGTTCGACCGATCCGCATGTGTGGATGTCTCCTGTATTGAGTGAAAAACTAGTAGAATCGATTAAAGATTCTTTAGTTAAAGCAGATCCAGAAAATGCGGAAGTGTACGAAAGTAATTACTCAGAACTTATTGTTGAACTAGAAACCTTAGATCGTTCATTTGACTCTTTAGCAGAGCGTGTAAGTAAAGACACATTTTTTGTTTCTCACGCTGCATTTGGGTATCTTTCAGAACCATACGGCTTTAAACAAATCGCCATTGCTGGCTTGAACAGTCAAAATGAACCGTCACAAAAAGAATTGACGGAAATTGTAGATTTAGCAAAAGAATACGATTTACAATATATTGTTTTCGAACAAAACGTATCCTCCAACTTAACGAAAGTTATCCAAAAAGAAGTCGGTGCAGAAGCCATCGACATGCACAACCTTGGCGTCTTAACGCAAGAAAATATCGATAACGAAGAAACTTACTTCACATTAATGGAGAAAAATCTTCAAGTGTTGGAAACAATTTTGAAATAA
- a CDS encoding Dps family protein, whose protein sequence is MSNELNQELNVQVATWSVAYTKLHNFHWYVKGPSFFTLHVKFEELYNEATLHMDEIAERLLALGGKPVATMKEQLELSVVDEASSKESAEEMVDTIVSDYDKIMKSLKKGMHLAAQDGDDMTEDMLNAIHQNLEKHSWMLSAFLGEKK, encoded by the coding sequence ATGTCAAACGAATTAAATCAAGAACTAAACGTACAGGTGGCGACATGGTCTGTTGCTTACACAAAATTACATAATTTTCATTGGTATGTAAAAGGACCTTCGTTTTTTACTTTACATGTGAAATTTGAAGAATTGTATAATGAAGCAACTTTACACATGGATGAAATTGCTGAACGCTTACTTGCGCTTGGCGGAAAGCCAGTGGCAACGATGAAAGAGCAGCTAGAGCTTTCTGTAGTAGATGAAGCAAGCAGTAAAGAGTCAGCAGAAGAAATGGTCGACACCATAGTAAGTGACTATGACAAAATCATGAAATCCTTGAAAAAAGGCATGCATTTAGCTGCACAAGATGGCGATGATATGACAGAAGACATGTTAAATGCCATTCACCAAAATCTTGAAAAACATTCTTGGATGTTATCAGCATTTTTGGGCGAAAAGAAGTAA